The sequence CACGGCTGACCAAGGTCCGCTCGGAGAACATCGGCTTCATCTTCCAGAGCTTCAACCTCATCCCCACGCTCACCGCCCAGGAGAACGTCGAGACCGCGCTGGTGCCGCTCGGGGTCCGCCCGTCGCTGCGCCGCACCCGCGCCGCGGCCGCCCTGGAGTCCGTCGGACTCGGCGAGCGCCTCACCCACCTGCCGTCCGAGCTCTCCGGCGGCCAGCAGCAGCGCGTCGCCATCGCCCGCGCCCTGGTCAAGGAGCCCAAGGTGCTGCTCGCCGACGAGCCGACCGGCAACCTCGACGAGGGCACCCGCGACGACATCATGGCGCTGCTCGAAGGGCTGTGGCGCGACCGCGGCCTCACCTTCATCCTGGTCACCCACGACTCCACCATCGCCAAGCGCGCCCCCCGGCTGGCCACCATCCGCAAGGGCACCCTCACGGTGCGCGAGTCCACCCGCAAGTGAGCCCCCGGGGCCGCGCCGCCGCCCGTCGTCAGCCCGTCGCCCGTCGCCCGTCGTCGGTCCGCCGCCGGCCGTCAGCTCGCCGCCTGCCCGGCGGTACGCTCCTGGGCTTCGAGCAGTTCCTCGCCGTGCTCCCGGGTCCAGCGGCCCATCGCGCGCAGCGGTCCGTCCACCAGGCTGGTGCCCAGCGGTGTGAGGCCGTAGTCGACCCGGGGCGGCGCGGCGCGGAAGGCGCGGCGCTCCACCAGGCCGTTGGCGAGCAGGCGGCGCAGCGACTCGGTGAGCACCTTGTCGCTGATCCCGCCGGCCAGCGTCCGCAACTCGGCCCGGCGCAGCGGTCCTTCGCTCAGCCCGGCGAGGATCACCGGGTCCCAGGTGTGGGCGAACAGCTCGGTGGCCGCGCGCAGCCGGCAGTCCACGAGCAGCCGCTCGCAGGAGGCGTCCCCGGGGTTCCGGGTGTCGTGGGCGCCTCGGTTCTCCCGGGCGGCGTGCGGGGCCCGGGTGCCGGTCGCCGGTCCGGCCGTCGCCGGTCCGGCCGTCGCCGGTGCGGTGGTCGCCGGTGCGGTGGTCGTCGGGGTGGCGCGGTCGTCGTCCATCGTGCCGCCATGGTCCCGCATCCGTTTCCTACCGTCCGGTGCGCGTCGGTTTTCCTACGGTGGCGGTCCCGCGGCGGCCTCGACCCGCAGGCCGCCCACACCTTCGGGAGCACACGATGAGGATCGGGATTCTCGGTACCGGAAACCTGGCAACCGCGCTCGGCGCGGCCTGGGTACGGGCCGGGCACGACGTGGTGGTCGGCGGCCGTTCGC comes from Streptomyces sp. NBC_00448 and encodes:
- a CDS encoding ABC transporter ATP-binding protein, coding for MYQLSGVTKRYRRGKTNVDALRGIDLTIADGDQVVIQGPTGGGKSTLLQMLGALDRPTSGSIGFDGTDLAKLSEARLTKVRSENIGFIFQSFNLIPTLTAQENVETALVPLGVRPSLRRTRAAAALESVGLGERLTHLPSELSGGQQQRVAIARALVKEPKVLLADEPTGNLDEGTRDDIMALLEGLWRDRGLTFILVTHDSTIAKRAPRLATIRKGTLTVRESTRK
- a CDS encoding winged helix-turn-helix transcriptional regulator, translating into MLVDCRLRAATELFAHTWDPVILAGLSEGPLRRAELRTLAGGISDKVLTESLRRLLANGLVERRAFRAAPPRVDYGLTPLGTSLVDGPLRAMGRWTREHGEELLEAQERTAGQAAS